The following are encoded in a window of Rosa chinensis cultivar Old Blush chromosome 4, RchiOBHm-V2, whole genome shotgun sequence genomic DNA:
- the LOC112197449 gene encoding glycosyltransferase BC10 yields MKGGSGGSTQNLSTVKFFPKLINVQLHHLISVLSYFLLFGVGITLGMILTFYLKDFSFSLQLAQFSFSTSSSSSNRNTILPSVTAAQTNLSHPQHIGLEKFLKPPKILHDMNDEELLWRASMAPRRSGYPFHRVPKVAFLFLTKGPVFLAPLWEKFFEGHQGLYSIYVHSNPSYNGSYPESPVFQGRRIPSQEVEWGNVNMIEAERRLLANALLDISNDRFVLLSESCIPLHNFSTIYHFLVNSKQTFVQVYDDPSSVGRGRYSSHMYPQISLSQWRKGSQWFQIDRDIATEVVADKKYFPLFQKYCRGSCYADEHYFPTFVHMKFSAKNSNKTLTWYDFSRGGPHPAQFTRTDVTVNLLNSFRNGTKCFDYLMTGKVCPLLFARKFTPGTLERLLRFAPKLMQFNR; encoded by the exons ATGAAGGGTGGTAGTGGTGGTTCTACTCAGAATCTGAGCACTGTAAAATTTTTTCCAAAGCTCATCAATGTCCAACTCCATCACCTCATCAGTGTCCTCTCTTATTTCCTCTTATTTGGTGTTGGAATAACCCTCGGGATGATCCTTACCTTCTATCTCAAAGACTTTTCTTTCAGTCTCCAACTGGCCCAATTCTCCTTCTCAacctcatcatcttcatctaaTCGAAACACGATACTGCCAAGTGTGACAGCTGCGCAAACCAATTTGAGTCACCCCCAGCACATCGGATTGGAGAAATTTCTGAAACCCCCTAAGATTTTGCACGACATGAATGATGAAGAATTGCTATGGAGAGCTTCTATGGCTCCACGGAGATCCGGATATCCATTCCATCGAGTTCCGAAAGTTGCCTTCTTGTTCTTGACAAAGGGACCAGTTTTTCTGGCCCCGTTGTGGGAGAAGTTCTTCGAAGGGCATCAAGGTTTGTACTCGATATATGTGCACTCGAATCCGTCTTACAATGGATCGTACCCCGAAAGTCCGGTGTTTCAAGGCAGAAGAATTCCTAGTCAG GAAGTGGAATGGGGAAATGTGAATATGATTGAGGCTGAGCGCCGCCTATTGGCAAATGCCCTTCTTGATATCTCAAACGATCGCTTTGTTCTTCTCTCGGAGTCATGCATCCCCCTCCACAACTTCAGCACCATCTACCACTTCCTTGTAAATTCAAAGCAGACATTTGTTCAGGTCTATGACGATCCAAGTAGTGTTGGGCGCGGGAGATACAGTTCACACATGTACCCGCAAATCTCATTGTCACAATGGAGGAAAGGGTCTCAGTGGTTCCAGATAGATAGAGACATTGCCACTGAAGTTGTCGCAGACAAAAAGTACTTCCCACTTTTCCAGAAGTACTGCAGGGGCTCATGCTACGCAGACGAGCATTACTTCCCAACATTTGTTCATATGAAATTTTCTGCAAAGAATTCAAATAAAACCTTGACTTGGTATGACTTTTCGAGGGGTGGACCGCACCCTGCCCAGTTCACCAGAACAGACGTGACGGTTAATCTGCTGAACAGCTTCAGGAATGGTACCAAATGTTTTGATTATCTAATGACAGGCAAAGTTTGTCCTCTCTTGTTTGCTAGGAAGTTCACTCCTGGCACTTTGGAGAGACTGCTGCGGTTTGCACCAAAATTGATGCAGTTCAACAGATAG
- the LOC112197448 gene encoding glycosyltransferase BC10 → MKDHNQNPSNFFTKLINVQGHLLNLLSYFLTFGGGLVLGIVLASSYLKDSSFSLQIAQLSFSSSSSSSSPSNGSNISHMTISPNDTVTMSNLTEVHIRELEAFLKPPKVRHDMDDEELFWRASMAPRIPEYPFHRVPKVAFMFLTRGPVHLAPLWEKFFQGHQGLFSIYVHSDRSYNESSHPESPVFHGRRIPSQRAEWGQVNMIEAESRLIANALLDISNQRFVLLSESCIPLFNFSTVYSYLINTNKTFVQVYDDPSGVGRGRYDESYYPQITLDQWRKGSQWVEIDRDLAIEVVSDQKYYTTFQKLCKGYCFADEHYLPTFMNIRFPKKNSNRTVTWVDWSRGGPHPVEYASTDVTVELLSTLRKGNGWCDYNGRGTDVCFLFARKFSPNSLDKLLSIAPQIMQFNTDIDKEY, encoded by the exons ATGAAGGATCATAATCAAAACCCTTCAAACTTCTTCACAAAACTAATCAATGTCCAAGGCCACCTCCTCAATCTCCTCTCTTATTTCCTCACCTTTGGTGGTGGTTTAGTTCTCGGAATCGTACTTGCCTCTTCTTATCTCAAAGACTCTTCCTTTAGTCTACAAATAGCCCAActatcattctcctcttcttcttcttcatcatctccgTCCAATGGTTCCAATATTTCACATATGACAATTAGTCCAAATGACACAGTCACGATGTCTAACTTGACCGAAGTTCATATACGAGAATTAGAGGCATTTCTAAAGCCGCCTAAGGTTCGGCACGACATGGACGATGAGGAATTGTTCTGGAGAGCTTCCATGGCCCCTCGGATACCCGAATATCCGTTCCACCGAGTTCCGAAAGTTGCTTTCATGTTCTTGACAAGGGGACCTGTTCATTTGGCTCCATTGTGGGAGAAGTTCTTCCAAGGGCACCAAGGCTTGTTCTCAATCTATGTCCACTCAGATCGGTCTTATAATGAATCGTCTCACCCCGAAAGCCCAGTCTTTCATGGCCGAAGAATTCCAAGTCAG AGAGCAGAATGGGGGCAAGTGAACATGATTGAAGCCGAGAGCCGCCTAATTGCGAATGCTCTTCTCGACATCTCAAACCAACGTTTTGTTCTGCTTTCAGAATCATGCATCCCCCTCTTCAATTTCTCCACAGTCTACTCTTACCTCATAAACACCAACAAGACTTTTGTGCAGGTCTATGATGATCCAAGCGGTGTTGGGCGTGGCCGTTATGATGAAAGCTACTACCCTCAAATCACATTGGACCAGTGGAGGAAAGGATCGCAGTGGGTTGAAATAGATAGAGACCTTGCCATTGAAGTTGTTTCAGATCAAAAATACTACACAACTTTCCAGAAACTCTGCAAAGGCTATTGCTTTGCAGATGAGCATTACTTGCCAACATTTATGAACATAAGATTTCCGAAAAAGAATTCAAACAGGACTGTGACCTGGGTTGATTGGTCTAGGGGCGGACCTCATCCTGTCGAGTACGCGAGCACAGATGTCACGGTTGAGCTTCTGAGTACTCTGAGGAAGGGTAACGGCTGGTGTGATTACAATGGAAGGGGCACAGATGTTTGTTTCTTGTTCGCCCGGAAGTTCTCGCCAAATTCTTTGGATAAGCTGCTGAGCATTGCACCACAGATAATGCAATTCAACACAGACATTGATAAAGAGTACTAG
- the LOC112199659 gene encoding glycosyltransferase BC10, which yields MNDEELLWRASTAPRISEYPFHRVPKVAFMFLTKGPVHLAPLWEKFFKGHQGLYSIYVHSDPSYNASSHPESPVFQGRRIPSQKVKWAQVNMIEAESRLIANALLDISNQRFVLLSEACIPLYNFSTIYTYLLNSQETFVEVYDDPSSVGRGRYNSSYYPILDQWRKGSQWVEIDRDIAIEVVSDRTYLPAFRLGNRSCFADEHYSPTFVNLKFSAKNLNRSVTWVNWSTRGPHPVEYNSSSAELLNTLRNGNGQRCLYNRRRSNVYFLFARKSRPSALDSLLRLAPKIMHFNTDS from the exons ATGAATGATGAAGAATTGCTATGGAGAGCTTCGACGGCTCCTCGGATTTCTGAATATCCATTCCATCGAGTCCCAAAAGTTGCTTTCATGTTCTTGACAAAGGGACCTGTACATTTGGCCCCATTGTGGGAGAAGTTCTTCAAAGGGCATCAAGGCTTGTACTCAATTTATGTTCACTCAGATCCATCTTACAATGCATCATCACACCCAGAAAGTCCTGTTTTTCAAGGCAGAAGAATTCCAAGTCAG AAAGTAAAATGGGCACAGGTGAACATGATTGAGGCTGAAAGCCGCCTAATTGCGAATGCTCTTCTCGATATCTCAAACCAGCGCTTCGTTCTCCTCTCGGAAGCATGCATTCCCCTATACAACTTCTCCACTATCTACACTTACCTCCTAAACTCCCAAGAAACTTTTGTGGAGGTCTATGATGATCCAAGTTCAGTTGGACGCGGCCGATATAATTCAAGTTACTACCCAATATTGGATCAGTGGAGGAAAGGGTCACAGTGGGTGGAAATTGATAGAGACATTGCCATTGAAGTTGTCTCGGATCGGACATACTTGCCAGCCTTCCGGTTGGGCAACCGCTCTTGTTTTGCTGATGAACATTACTCGCCAACATTTGTGAACCTAAAATTTTCGGCAAAGAATTTAAACAGGAGTGTCACCTGGGTTAATTGGTCTACTCGTGGCCCGCACCCTGTCGAGTACAATAGCTCATCGGCCGAGCTTCTGAACACCCTGCGCAATGGTAATGGTCAGAGATGTTTATATAATCGAAGGAGAAGCAATGTTTATTTCTTATTCGCCAGGAAGTCCCGGCCTTCTGCTTTGGATAGCCTTCTCAGGCTTGCCCCCAAGATCATGCACTTCAACACAGATTCTTAA